GGTTTGGATATTCGGCTCTCATTTCATCGAGCTTTGCAACTACTTCGTCGTTCGTATAAAAACCACCCATACTTCCTAGGTCAAATCCGTTGGCAACAAATGCAGTCTTGGTAAGAATTGGGTTTTGAGCCCTATCGAGTAGCTGCTGCTCATTATAATAGGTCTTGTAGTTTGGTATTGTGACCTCTACATTGTAACCTAGGCTGTTTATGAGATTTAGCTCGTTTTGAGTCACAAAAAAACGAATTCCTTCCTGCCAATTACCTTGGTAGTGATCTATATCGAAGCCATTATCTGCGAGAGACTGCACGTCTTCTAGGCTGTTTAATTTGACACTAATTTCGCTATATATTTCTTGTTGTGCTTTGGTTTGAGCTACATTACATAGTATAATGGTAGCGACGAATAGCGTAGTTATTTTTTGTAGCATTATTTTTTATTCTTTTTTATGCGAAATAGCAACAACAAAAGTATGATAATTGGCAATACGATATAGATTAAAATATCTGCTGTATTAGACAAATCGATTGGCGGATTATCATCTGGCCCTGGAACTTCGGATGGAATTTGAGCATTGGTAGTCGTAAAAGCGACTAAAAACATACTTAAGAAACCATAAAATCTATTTTTCATAACGCTAATTTGACCTCAAAGTACCGAAATCTAGTAAAAAGTGCATTATTTTTAACAAAATAGTGTTAACAATTTGGAAATGTCAAATATAGATGTTACTATAGGGGGTTATCAATATTTAAAATTCCAGAAAACACTATGAGACAACTTAAAATTACGAAGCAGGTTACCAACAGAGAAACTAAATCGTTAAACAGCTATCTTCAGGATGTGAGCAAGATAGACATGATTACAGCCGAGGAAGAAGTAGAATTGGCACAGCGAATTAGAACAGGTGACCAACGTGCTTTAGATAAATTGACACGTGCAAACCTTCGATTTGTAATTTCAGTTGCAAAACAATATCAGAACCAAGGACTTAGATTACCCGATTTAATTAATGAAGGAAATGTAGGTTTGGTAAAAGCTGCGAAACGTTTTGATGAAACACGCGGATTTAAATTTATATCGTACGCTGTATGGTGGATTAGACAATCAATTCTACAAGCGCTTGCAGAACAGTCGCGTGTAGTGCGTTTACCACTTAACAAGATTGGTGATATAAATAAGATTAGAAAAGCGTCAATTCATTTAGAGCAAGTACACGAACGCAAGCCTTCTGCTGCTGAAATTGCAAAAGAATTAGACATGTCGATTGCCAATGTAAAGCAATCTTTAAAAAATGCAAACAGAAGTTTGTCTATGGACGCCCCTTTTCAGGAAGGTGAAAACGACAATAACTTATATGACGTTATTAGTTCTGGTGAAACTCCTAATCCAGACAAGTCTTTAATACATGAATCGCTTAAAATTGAAATCGACCGTGCTCTAGACACCTTGGCGCCTAGAGAAGCCGATGTGGTTCGTTTAAATTTCGGGTTGAGCAATCAGCCAGCAATGACCTTGCAAGAAATTGGAGACACTTTTGATTTAAGTCGTGAACGTGTTCGTCAGATTCGTGAAAAGGCGATTAGAAGATTGCGAAAAGAATCGAAAAGTCATATTCTAAAGAAATATTTAGGATAATTATCGTAGCTATTAAAAAATACCCTTGTTTTAAGAAT
This Rasiella rasia DNA region includes the following protein-coding sequences:
- a CDS encoding sigma-70 family RNA polymerase sigma factor, whose product is MRQLKITKQVTNRETKSLNSYLQDVSKIDMITAEEEVELAQRIRTGDQRALDKLTRANLRFVISVAKQYQNQGLRLPDLINEGNVGLVKAAKRFDETRGFKFISYAVWWIRQSILQALAEQSRVVRLPLNKIGDINKIRKASIHLEQVHERKPSAAEIAKELDMSIANVKQSLKNANRSLSMDAPFQEGENDNNLYDVISSGETPNPDKSLIHESLKIEIDRALDTLAPREADVVRLNFGLSNQPAMTLQEIGDTFDLSRERVRQIREKAIRRLRKESKSHILKKYLG